The Fusarium oxysporum Fo47 chromosome II, complete sequence genome includes a region encoding these proteins:
- a CDS encoding pyridoxal phosphate-dependent transferase — protein MLSHRAQKSLNWLAEEIPSVPVWPEGVLAMNSAENWLCRPDIIPLMKKAIADNLEASHLSYSKNLGGPPDLLENTASFFNRFFSPRSPVLPSHIVCGAGAGSILDCLDFSLSELDEGMLINAPCWEGFGIASNLRNDDRLIPVTIPVGLSSPEQLIKLYRKAMEAATCRIRGIIVCNPMNPSGHIYPTHWLEAILQFCEEQDIQYIADEIYGMSAWELQQPKTLKTFSEKGPIVFESPETKFTSVLSLDMERLKVNPARIHVVYALSKDLGSSGLRLGFLVTQKNPELRNAMAILNRYRVSNATSVIASSLFSDLLVLEHILVRNRMLLRNAAELVGDFLSFHRFTFYRPVAGVFIWTRLGGETATEVSDAELMESFASAKVSVASGVPFHARDRGWFRITFALPREQLLEGLQRIERAMTLERTWRPSNDTEVAGFVSVQRQNLMKPKGAGCLVM, from the exons ATGCTTTCCCATCGCGCTCAGAAAAGCTTGAACTGGCTGGCTGAAGAGATTCCCTCTGTCCCAGTATGGCCAGAGGGCGTGCTTGCCATGAACTCAGCAGAGAACTGGCTGTGCCGTCCAGATATTATTCCGCtcatgaagaaggccatAGCGGACAACCTTGAAGCCTCGCATCTCTCCTACTCGAAGAACCTCGGTGGGCCACCGGATCTTCTCGAAAATACAGCCTCTTTCTTCAATAGGTTCTTCAGTCCGCGAAGTCCTGTCCTGCCCAGCCATATCGTCTGTGGTGCTGGCGCTGGGTCCATCCTCGACTGTCTTGACTTTTCGCTCagtgagcttgatgaaggcATGCTGATTAACGCGCCATGTTGGGAGGGCTTTGGGATAGCAAGTAATCTGCGAAACGATGATCGGTTGATACCAGTCACGATACCAGTTGGGCTTTCGTCCCCGGAGCAGCTCATCAAGCTTTATCGCAAGGCTATGGAAGCTGCGACATGTCGCATACGCGGTATCATTGTTTGCAACCCCATGAACCCTTCTGGGCACATCTATCCTACCCATTGGTTGGAAGCGATCCTTCAGTTCTGTGAAGAGCAGGATATTCAATACATCGCGGATGAGATTTACGGCATGTCGGCGTGGGAGCTACAACAACCAAAGACCCTAAAAACATTTTCTGAAAAAGGTCCAATTGTTTTTGAGTCCCCAGAGACAAAGTTTACTTCCGTCTTATCTCTGGATATGGAGCGACTTAAAGTAAATCCTGCTCGCATACATGTTGTCTACGCATTGAGCAAAGACCTGGGGAGCAGTGGTCTCCGACTG GGCTTCCTCGTGACACAGAAGAACCCCGAGCTTCGCAATGCAATGGCCATTCTGAACAGGTACCGAGTCTCCAATGCCACATCTGTGATTGCCTCCAGTCTTTTCTCGGACCTTTTAGTCCTAGAGCACATCCTCGTTCGCAATAGAATGCTTCTCCGCAATGCCGCAGAGCTCGTTGGGGATTTCTTATCCTTCCACCGCTTTACCTTCTATCGCCCAGTAGCAGGAGTCTTTATATGGACTCGTCTTGGTGGGGAGACAGCAACAGAGGTTTCGGATGCAGAGCTTATGGAGAGTTTTGCATCTGCGAAAGTTTCTGTTGCTAGCGGTGTGCCATTCCATGCTAGAGATAGAGGATGGTTCCGAATCACGTTTGCACTTCCTCGTGAGCAATTGCTCGAGGGACTGCAGCGCATAGAGAGGGCGATGACTTTGGAGCGTACATGGAGGCCTTCGAATGATACGGAAGTCGCGGGGTTTGTATCTGTCCAGAGGCAGAACCTGATGAAGCCCAAGGGCGCTGGATGTCTGGTCATGTAG
- a CDS encoding pyridoxal phosphate-dependent transferase, with product MNDQTKSLFSMTEHGEESRSGTMTAHLQSFGEWQIQKDIIYLDNGAFGSCPKSVVEKQKNIRQDIEENPHEFFERSYVSGLEASRRSLAGFLHVDYRDIFLLPGATHAMNVVIQSLRFDPDDEILTTNVAYSSVRMVLDHVAKRDGAHIVVVDVPLLVTGPEDVTQRILAGVTSRTRFAVIDHIPSRTGVVLPAKQIVKELESRGIDTLVDGAHAPGMIHLDLEDINAAYYVANCHKWMCAPRGIGFLHVRRDRAQNIKPLVIARSPYVVGKSKHSVLEHNFGWMGTYCPSAMLSLPSAIDHLNTVMPGGYSDLRSRNHDLAVLARRIVCKAIGVDVPCPDSMIAAMATIPLPDSPGPEQEGMLPIQQILWKEHGIVIPVYSWPSYPKRVVRLSVQAYNRLDQYLKLADCLRIVLRNERKSFSLASVGSIEFPTPPYTRRQSDDSAYSSSSESPLACGCSSLGTKTLSAGYGVPETPYQDIEKPTPAILSRLAESRLLKILRGTFSFDPVSLFPTAGDCEAALTLNSEIQKHANMETSKMAYMLSCIPRRRIPQIMASSVSQLLKTEDVIENWPRRMNTLKNQSQILSRAIIFEMNAPRAPAKFPVDGSEFVGRVVPYETETHEENLSLKFWSRALKDFTTKGRWSTGRVTSFLQIHAFLRDPVCGLRNNFESRKNNFLNLLTRLTKELEETSQTIREDVAAQLAAESSFISQPLVSNAGCVHFSEDQQLVYSYVDISDMARSEFSCPEIVIGMISDILNCRSGDKIRFVSIYGLSKLQEAEDNLREYCRDSGFGPVYFVDFCAVLQMLRNNAMHILSQLQTCVTLGRFKHITQVPCLITEEASFITKVLVDGEEIAQPIHQSVFATDDLLVALPAKMQCHGRAKGFKALPVR from the exons ATGAATGATCAGACAAAATCCCTTTTTTCTATGACCGAACACGGTGAAGAGTCTCGTTCGGGAACCATGACGGCCCATCTCCAAAGTTTCGGAGAGTGGCAGATCCAGAAGGACATCATTTACCTTGACAATGGTGCTTTCGGGTCCTGTCCAAAATCCGTCGTTGAGAAGCAGAAAAACATCCGGCAAGACATTGAAGAAAACCCCCATGAGTTCTTCGAAAGATCATACGTCTCCGGCTTGGAAGCCAGCAGACGCTCTCTGGCTGGCTTCCTACATGTCGACTATCGAGACATCTTTCTGCTTCCTGGTGCAACTCACGCCATGAACGTTGTCATTCAGAGTCTCCGCTTCGACCCAGACGATGAGATATTGACTACAAACGTTGCCTATAGCTCTGTGCGGATGGTGCTTGACCATGTTGCGAAGAGAGATGGCGCTCATATCGTTGTCGTCGATGTGCCTCTGCTAGTCACAGGCCCCGAAGACGTGACGCAGCGCATCCTTGCTGGCGTCACGTCTCGCACACGTTTCGCAGTCATCGACCATATCCCAAGCCGAACCGGTGTCGTGCTTCCAGCAAAACAAATCGTCAAGGAACTTGAGTCCCGTGGTATTGACACCTTGGTCGATGGAGCACATGCGCCCGGTATGATTCACTTGGACCTCGAGGATATCAACGCCGCATACTACGTCGCCAACTGTCACAAATGGATGTGCGCACCACGAGGAATTGGCTTCCTCCACGTTCGGCGAGACCGCGCTCAGAACATCAAACCATTGGTGATTGCCAGGTCGCCGTATGTCGTTGGCAAGTCCAAGCACTCTGTGCTTGAGCACAATTTCGGATGGATGGGGACCTATTGCCCTTCCGCAATGCTCTCCCTTCCCTCCGCTATCGATCATCTCAATACGGTGATGCCAGGCGGGTACAGCGACTTGAGGAGTCGTAACCATGACCTCGCAGTGTTAGCCCGCAGGATTGTCTGCAAAGCTATCGGCGTGGATGTTCCGTGCCCGGATAGTATGATTGCTGCTATGGCGACTATACCGCTGCCAGACTCTCCGGGGCCTGAGCAGGAGGGTATGCTTCCCATTCAGCAAATTCTGTGGAAGGAACATGGCATTGTCATTCCTGTTTACTCTTGGCCTTCATACCCTAAGCGAGTGGTCCGTTTGTCGGTGCAGGCTTATAATAGGTTGGATCAATACCTTAAGCTCGCCGACTGTTTACGCATCGTGCTGCGCAATGAACGAAAGTCATTTTCGCTTGCCTCTGTTGGTTCAATTGAGTTTCCAACTCCTCCATACACAAGGAGACAAAGTGACGACTCCGCGtactcttcatcctcagagAGCCCTCTGGCGTGCGGATGCTCCAGCCTTGGAACGAAGACCTTGAGTGCGGGATACGGTGTGCCTGAGACTCCCTACCAAGACATTGAGAAGCCAACCCCAGCCATACTCAGTAGACTCGCGGAATCCAGATTACTGAAGATCTTACGTGGCACATTCTCCTTCGATCCTGTTTCCTTGTTTCCCACCGCAGGAGATTGTGAGGCAGCACTCACTTTGAACAGTGAGATCCAGAAACATGCGAACATGGAGACCTCCAAAATGGCCTACATGCTATCTTGCATTCCACGGCGCAGAATTCCACAGATAATGGCTTCTTCTGTATCGCAGCTGCTTAAGACTGAAGACGTAATTGAGAATTGGCCTCGCCGAATGAACACGCTCAAGAATCAGTCTCAGATACTCAGTCGAGCCATCATTTTTGAGATGAACGCTCCTAGAGCACCTGCCAAATTTCCAGTTGATGGCAGTGAATTTGTCGGTCGAGTTGTGCCGTATGAAACAGAAACCCACGAAGAGAACCTCAGTCTGAAGTTCTGGAGCCGTGCTCTAAAAGACTTCACCACCAAGGGAAGATGGTCTACAGGTCGAGTTACATCGTTCTTGCAGATCCATGCGTTTTTGAGAGATCCTGTTTGTGGTCTGCGCAACAACTTTGAATCCCGCAAAAATAATTTCCTGAACTTGCTTACCAGGCTCACgaaggagctggaggagACGAGTCAGACCATACGAGAAGATGTCGCAGCGCAGTTGGCGGCCGAGTCTTCATTCATTTCTCAACCTCTCGTCAGTAACGCAGGCTGCGTTCACTTTTCGGAGGATCAGCAACTTGTATACTCATACGTTGATATTTCGGATATGGCTCGATCCGAGTTCTCTTGCCCAGAAATTGTGATTGGTATGATCAGCGATATTCTCAATTGCAGGTCTGGGGACAAGATCCGT TTCGTCTCCATCTACGGACTCTCAAAGCTTCAGGAAGCCGAAGATAACTTGCGAGAGTACTGCCGAGACAGTGGATTTGGACCAGTCTATTTTGTCGACTTCTGCGCTGTGCTACAGATGCTCCGGAACAATGCGATGCACATATTGAGCCAGCTTCAAACATGCGTTACTTTGGGACGCTTCAAGCATATTACCCAGGTGCCGTGTCTGATTACGGAGGAGGCATCGTTCATTACCAAGGTGTTGGTCGATGGAGAGGAGATTGCACAGCCGATTCATCAGTCTGTTTTCGCGACAGATGATTTGCTTGTAGCATTGCCGGCAAAGATGCAGTGCCATGGGCGGGCGAAGGGGTTCAAGGCGCTACCAGTTAGGTAG
- a CDS encoding Asp/Glu/hydantoin racemase translates to MKTLGLIGGMSWESTTTYYQEINRRVREIQGGLHSAQCIVFSFDFAKIEALQHAGKWEEAGEMLNDAAAKLKLAGADALVLCTNTMHFVSHGIEPASKLPLIHIVDPTAEAIIKAGYKSVGLLGTRFTMEKEFYKQRLVKKFGLKVIVPDDSDRDTVHNVIYQELCNGIIQENSREDYHFVIRRLKAEGAECLIMGCTEIGLLVDEAGSELPIFDTAKIHAIAAADWAMKE, encoded by the coding sequence ATGAAGACCCTCGGTTTAATCGGCGGCATGAGCTGGGAGTCGACTACAACTTACTACCAAGAGATCAATCGTCGCGTTCGCGAAATACAAGGCGGCCTTCACTCTGCCCAGTGCATTGTGTTTTCCTTCGACTTTGCCAAGATCGAGGCCCTTCAACACGCGGGCAAATGGGAGGAAGCTGGCGAAATGCTCAATGATGCAGCGGCCAAACTGAAGCTCGCTGGTGCAGATGCCCTGGTTCTCTGCACCAACACCATGCACTTCGTCTCTCACGGTATCGAACCCGCCTCGAAATTACCTCTCATCCACATCGTCGACCCAACTGCCGAGGCGATCATCAAAGCAGGCTACAAGTCCGTCGGCCTCCTCGGAACGCGTTTCACCATGGAGAAAGAGTTCTACAAGCAGCGCTTGGTCAAGAAATTCGGACTCAAGGTCATTGTGCCAGATGATAGCGACAGAGATACGGTACACAACGTCATTTACCAGGAGCTCTGCAATGGGATCATTCAAGAGAACTCTCGCGAGGACTATCACTTTGTCATTCGCAGACTCAAGGCTGAAGGCGCGGAGTGTTTGATCATGGGGTGTACCGAGATTGGTCTATTGGTTGATGAGGCGGGAAGTGAGCTGCCGATATTTGACACTGCAAAGATTCATGCTATCGCTGCTGCTGACTGGGCCATGAAAGAATGA
- a CDS encoding carbon-nitrogen hydrolase — protein MSAPIRVAVTQAEPVYLDLAASVKKACGLIAEAAQNGAKLVAFSECWLPGYPAWIWARSVDFELQTRYIYNSLPIESEAMDMVKAAAKENSIAVALGFSEKSPSHSVYISQAIISPQGEVLLHRRKIKPTHMERTVFGDGTGADLNNVVEVDFGAEHGKIKVGCFACWEHTQPLLKYHSISQGEVIHISMWPPIDPSMGVNHPGLWSMTADGSQNLSQTYAIESTTYVLHCTSVCTQKGIEVLKTQDGLACRQPGGGHSCVIGPDGRRLTEPLGDGKADTEGIVYADLDLTKVVATRGFLDIVGHYSRPDLLWLGVDRQPKENVIAKQYKPAVQEETENTVY, from the exons ATGTCCGCCCCCATCCGAGTCGCCGTCACCCAGGCTGAGCCTGTCTACCTTGACCTAGCTGCATCTGTGAAAAAAGCATGTGGTCTTATTGCCGAGGCGGCGCAGAACGGGGCGAAGCTTGTTGCTTTCTCTGAATGCTGGTTACCCGGATATCCTGCGTGGATCTG GGCTCGATCTGTGGACTTTGAGCTGCAGACGAGATACATCTACAATTCACTGCCGATCGAGTCCGAGGCTATGGATATGGTTAAAGCTGCTGCCAAGGAAAACTCCATCGCTGTTGCTCTTGGTTTCTCCGAGAAGAGCCCCTCTCATAGCGTGTACATCTCACAGGCTATTATCTCACCTCAGGGCGAGGTCTTGTTGCACCGAAGGAAGATCAAGCCCACTCACATGGAGCGCACTGTCTTTGGTGACGGTACCGGTGCTGATCTGAACAATGTCGTGGAAGTGGACTTTGGAGCCGAACATGGTAAGATCAAGGTGGGCTGCTTCGCATGCTGGGAGCATACACAACCACTTCTCAAGTATCACAGCATCTCACAGGGTGAGGTGATCCATATCTCCATGTGGCCACCTATTGATCCCAGCATGGGCGTTAACCATCCTGGTCTGTGGAGCATGACGGCCGATGGGTCCCAGAACCTGTCTCAGACATATGCAATTGAGAGCACCACTTATGTGCTGCACTGCACGTCTGTATGCACGCAGAAGGGCATCGAAGTTTTGAAGACTCAAGATGGGTTAGCTTGTCGTCAACCGGGTGGAGGTCATAGTTGCGTTATCGGGCCCGATGGAAGACGCTTGACGGAACCGTTGGGTGATGGAAAGGCTGATACCGAGGGCATTGTCTATGCTGACTTGGATTTGACAAAGGTTGTAGCGACTCGGGGATTTTTGGACATCGTGGGTCATTACAGTCGCCCAGATCTGCTGTGGCTTGGAGTGGATCGCCAGCCGAAAGAGAATGTCATTGCCAAGCAGTACAAGCCTGCAGTGCAAGAGGAGACAGAAAACACTGTCTATTGA
- a CDS encoding tryptophan dimethylallyltransferase-domain-containing protein → MPGKLDLSTIDSVTFHSLHHIKNKTGPAVDIHQQYWNQTAGSTLKRFLASAGYDARSQCHILDQFSNLVAPFLGSSPALGEPQWKSFMTDNHCPVELSWDFHVADSQPTIRYSMEPIGLKAGTAADLYNNRVDEEFAKRAIRAFPGTDTTLFNHFYDYFNGQWTADKPEGHCSTMFWAFDLKESATTNKAYFFPGAVAHSVGKSTLDVVTDAISSAPGCQPENISAFASFARFVNVRRYLNLEMDILALDLVPIEKSRLKIYFRDRRTDFRSVTEMMSLGGRIHGADFDVGMSNLRNLWDTLLGTSGVPDDIPLPHNNHRTAGILYNVELRTNSTIPKVKIYIPVRHYAKNDSQILEALKGFLTDQASKLPDVAIDLNWAKRYSDCLYSIFGEEMLSNGLGVHTYIGCSIQSKGDLRVVAYVNPQQ, encoded by the exons ATGCCCGGAAAATTGGATCTCTCAACCATTGACTCTGTGACCTTCCATTCCCTCCACCATATCAAAAACAAGACTGGGCCAGCGGTCGACATCCATCAGCAGTACTGGAACCAAACCGCCGGTTCAACGCTAAAGAGATTCCTGGCCAGTGCCGGGTATGACGCTCGGAGCCAGTGCCACATCCTGGATCAGTTCTCCAACCTTGTTGCACCATTTCTTGGATCATCTCCCGCGCTGGGCGAACCGCAATGGAAGAGTTTTATGACCGATAATCATTGTCCGGTAGAACTCAGCTGGGATTTCCACGTCGCTGACAGTCAGCCCACCATCAGATATTCCATGGAGCCCATCGGTCTCAAGGCAGGGACAGCTGCAGACCTATACAATAAtagagttgatgaagagttcGCAAAACGAGCGATCCGAGCATTCCCCGGTACCGACACAACACTCTTCAACCACTTTTATGATTACTTCAATGGGCAATGGACCGCTGATAAGCCAGAAGGCCACTGTAGCACTATGTTCTGGGCGTTTGACCTGAAAGAGTCGGCTACTACGAATAAGGCTTACTTCTTTCCTGGCGCCGTAGCTCATTCGGTGGGAAAATCAACACTTGACGTCGTAACGGATGCAATATCCTCAGCTCCGGGTTGTCAGCCAGAAAACATCAGCGCCTTCGCCAGCTTTGCCAGATTCGTCAACGTACGCCGGTATCTCAACCTTGAGATGGACATTCTGGCACTGGACTTAGTTCCCATCGAAAAGTCAAGACTGAAGATCTACTTTCGAGACAGGCGGACAGATTTCCGATCTGTCACAGAGATGATGTCACTTGGAGGCAGAATCCATGGCGCAGATTTTGACGTTGGCATGAGCAATTTGAGGAATCTCTGGGACACGTTATTAGGAACGAGTGGAGTGCCTGATGATATTCCTCTACCACACAACAACCATCGAACAGCTGGTATTCTCTATAACGTCGAGTTGCGCACGAACAGCACGATACCAAAGGTCAAGATCTATATACCAGTCAGGCACTATGCGAAAAACGACTCACAGATACTTGAGGCCTTGAAAGGTTTTCTAACAGACCAGGCTAGCAAGCTGCCTGATGTTGCAATTGATTTGAATTGGGCAAAGAGATATTCAGACTGCTTGTACAGTATTTT TGGTGAAGAGATGCTATCGAATGGTCTAGGTGTTCACACCTACATCGGTTGTTCGATACAAAGCAAGGGCGACCTCCGTGTAGTGGCTTACGTCAACCCTCAGCAATAA
- a CDS encoding NADP-dependent oxidoreductase domain-containing protein: MSTSKSSKINIALGAANVGDGNADPMVRFHEPSDVIAFLNAFTKRGYTQIDTARIYSPHAPGTSEPKIGAIPEKNFIIDTKVNSFHDGAHSKENILKDINDSLSALRIQQINIEYLHQPDRATDLKEACEAMDQAHKEGKIKYWGISKHTAQEVETIVKICQEHDFVKPSVYQGEYNPIARSAEKELFPILRRHGIAFYAFSPAGAGFFAGNHKNVRPGGRFDQSLFLGGIYSDRYLKPSISEATEKALAAASRHGISGHAAALRWTAHHGSLSKELGDSIIIGASSLEQLNSNIDAIEDGPLPDDVADALGAVYAEIGDILPYHVVHNAGPEALRESKREARSYSAQVAHARARKLRGPGKATKIHEGNGPKTEKKHTMKVLSTKGQPLNQTLLPYNQATLTTAELHTHQPILSPYINFLSTLTNDECFMFDHYIKIVMPYLSAHCPIARSLGQYHEYLRRNWIIISSHDAEFIRGFLLAASRHLSVVESNIEFEEIAIRYKLEHLAKLRKDVSMQPMSINPRSVSSALVLSFDEVSLSIHIWSLHASREHSNGIATYPWGSEYSPGSWRTPVTGPEPVYIIYVVHLCPGRPNRRLGLGFEV; this comes from the exons ATGTCTacctcaaagtcctcaaaGATCAATATTGCCCTAGGAGCAGCAAAC GTCGGTGACGGCAATGCTGACCCCATGGTACGCTTCCACGAGCCAAGCGACGTCATTGCCTTTCTAAATGCCTTCACCAAACGAGGATATACCCAAATTGACACTGCACGCATCTACTCACCTCATGCGCCTGGTACATCCGAGCCAAAGATCGGAGCCATTCCTGAGAAGAACTTTATCATTGACACAAAGGTTAATTCGTTTCATGACGGGGCTCACTCCAAGGAGAACATCCTCAAAGACATTAATGATTCTCTGAGTGCCTTGAGAATCCAGCAGATCAATATCGAGTATTTGCATCAGCCTGACCGGGCGACTGACCTTAAAGAAGCCTGCGAAGCCATGGACCAAGCCCATAAAGAAGGAAAGATCAAGTACTGGGGTATCAGCAAACACACGGCTCAAGAGGTCGAGACTATTGTCAAGATTTGTCAGGAACACGACTTCGTCAAGCCCAGCGTTTATCAAGGAGAGTATAATCCGATTGCGAGGTCCGCCGAAAAGGAACTTTTTCCAATCTTGCGACGACATGGCATCGCGTTCTATGCTTTTAGTCCAGCTGGAGCTGGATTCTTTGCTGGCAACCATAAGAATGTTCGACCTGGCGGCCGCTTTGATCAATCC CTTTTCCTTGGAGGTATATACTCTGACCGCTATCTCAAACCCTCCATTTCGGAGGCCACGGAGAAAGCGCTGGCTGCAGCTTCTCGACACGGGATTAGCGGCCACGCAGCGGCTCTTCGGTGGACCGCTCACCACGGATCTTTGAGCAAAGAGCTAGGTGATTCTATCATCATTGGTGCATCGAGCTTGGAGCAGCTGAACTCTAACATTGATGCGATTGAGGATGGGCCGCTGCCTGATGATGTAGCAGACGCTCTTGGAGCTGTCTATGCGGAGATTGGGGATATTCTTCCATATCAT GTGGTGCACAATGCAGGCCCCGAGGCTCTCCGAGAGTCAAAACGCGAAGCTCGTTCGTACTCTGCCCAGGTGGCACACGCCAGAGCACGGAAGCTTCGCGGACCTGGAAAGGCAACAAAGATTCATGAGGGAAATGGTCCCAAAACAGAAAAGAAGCATACTATGAAAGTCTTGAGCACAAAGGGACAGCCTCTAAACCAGACCTTGCTTCCATACAACCAAGCGACTCTAACTACAGCGGAGCTTCACACCCATCAGCCGATACTATCACCATACATCAACTTCCTATCAACTCTCACAAATGACGAATGTTTCATGTTCGACCATT ACATCAAAATTGTGATGCCTTATCTTAGCGCTCACTGCCCGATAGCGAGGTCTTTAGGTCAGTACCACGAATATTTAAGAAGAAATTGGATCATCATATCTTCGCACGATGCGGAATTCATCAGAGGATTTCTCTTGGCTGCTTCCCGCCATTTGTCCGTGGTGGAGTCGAATATCGAGTTCGAAGAAATAGCTATAAGGTATAAACTGGAGCACCTCGCAAAGCTCCGGAAGGACGTTTCGATGCAGCCGATGTCAATAAACCCTCGATCGGTCTCGAGTGCTTTAGTCCTATCATTTGATGAAGTAAGCCTTTCCATTCATATCTGGAGTCTTC ATGCTTCTCGGGAACATTCCAATGGCATTGCGACATATCCATGGGGCAGCGAGTATAGTCCAGGCAGCTGGCGGACCCCAGTCACTGGGCCTGAGCCAGTTTATATCATATACGTTGTTCACTTGTGTCCAGGAAGACCGAATCGGAGATTGGGCCTGGGTTTTGAAGTATGA
- a CDS encoding concanavalin A-like lectin/glucanase domain-containing protein, with product MFFKQPFTVLLSLSATALAWDAPGYSGFTRVWQDPFSGAAGTLPDTSRWNIIQGYLNVNAELEVYTSSSRNVQRSGGDTLQLVPWRDASALKGWTSGRVESKYVFTPQPGKVTRAEANLRFGSCSINNKQGIWPAFWMLGNILRNGGSWPSCGELDVMETVNGQLTGYGTAHCDVYPGGICNEGTGIGGTVGLPNQDWHTWRIEFNRAKSSWRDETITWFLDGQQFHQISGARINNEGVWNTLCHSPMYFILNVAVGGTWPGYPNGNTCDGYGSMMEVGYVAHYSN from the exons ATGTTTTTCAAGCAACCTTTTACAGTACTCTTGTCCCTTTCCGCCACGGCTCTGGCTTGGGATGCCCCAGGCTACAGTGGTTTTACACGTGTCTGGCAGGATCCCTTTTCTGGCGCAGCCGGCACTCTACCTGACACTAGCCGATGGAACATTATACAGGGATACCTCAACGTCAACGCGGAACTTGAGGTCTATACGTCATCTAGTCGTAACGTCCAACGAAGTGGTGGCGACACCCTCCAGCTAGTCCCATGGCGAGACGCTTCAGCCCTCAAGGGCTGGACTTCTGGCCGTGTCGAGAGCAAATATGTCTTCACACCTCAGCCAGGCAAAGTCACACGGGCTGAGGCCAACTTGCGCTTTGGCTCTTGTTcgatcaacaacaagcaagGAATCTGGCCTGCTTTCTGGATGCTCGGAAATATTCTCCGTAACGGCGGTAGCTGGCCATCTTGTGGCGAGCTTGATGTCATGGAGACAGTTAACGGCCAGTTGACCGGATACGGAACTGCGCACTGTGATGTTTACCCCGGTGGCATTTGCAACGAAGGTACCGGAATCGGTGGAACGGTTGGGCTGCCAAATCAAGATTGGCATACCTGGAGGATCGAGTTTAACCGCGCCAAGAGCAGCTGGCGAGATGAGACTATTACCTGGTTCCTGGACGGACAGCAGTTCCATCAGATCTCGGGTGCGAGAATCAACAACGAAGGAGTCTGGAACACGTTGTGCCATAGCCCCATGTATTTCATCCTCAATGTCGCTGTTGGCGGTACTTGG CCTGGATATCCCAACGGCAACACCTGCGACGGCTATGGTAGCATGATGGAAGTCGGCTATGTCGCCCATTACTCTAACTAA